CGCAGGGCCTCCCGTCGCAGCGCCGCGCTCGGGTCGGTCGACAGGCGAGCGTCGAGGTCTCGACCGGCTTCCTCCGAAAGCTCGCCGGCGAGCGACCGCACCAGTTCGCGATTCCGTTCGTCCATCGTCATCCCTCGCTCCGAGAAACCCGCGGCAGGCCCGATTCCTGCGCCGCGGTCAATCGTCTCATCGCCCGCACCAGCCGGCTCTCCACCGCCCCTTCGCTGATGCCGAGCGTGCGGGCGATCTCGCGGTAGGCCAGTCCCTCGAAACGCGCCAGGATCAGGACGGCTCGCTGGTTGGCCGGCAGGGCGTCGATCGCCTGCCGCGTGGCCTCCCAGCGCTCCCGCGCCGCGAGGCGATCCAGCGGGCCGGGGGCCCCGTCGATCGGGTCGAGCTGGGGTCCCTCGTTCTCCCCGTTCTCGTCTGGCGAAAGCGAGAAGAATCGCAGAATCCGCTTGCGGCGCAGGCGATTGAGGCAGAAATTGACCGCGATCCGGTAGATCCAGGTGAAGACCTGCCCGTCCGGCCGAAAGCTCCCGGCTCGCCGATAGACCCGGAGAAAAACCTCCTGCGCCGCGTCGCGCGCCTCCTCCGGATCGCCCAGCAGGCGCTCGCAGAGGCGGAGCAACCGCGCCTGATGGCGCTCGACCAGCGGAGCGAACGCCTCCACATCGCCCTGGGCGACGCGCTGGAGCAACTCCCAATCCGGATCGGCGCCGGTGCGGCGTGGCTCGCTCACCTGCCCGGTGAAACCCTCGAGATCGCGAACCCCTGCGCCCTCGCCTTCAGCTCAGGTCGAGAGCTGGTCGAGCTCGCGCTGCAGCTCGTCGATCCGCGCGAACCGTTGCTCGGGGTCTTTCTCGAGGCAGCGCACGAGAAGTCGCTCGAGCCGCTCGGGGATGTCGGTCCAGCGCTCTCGCGGCGGCACCGGCGGATCCGACAGATGCTTGAGCAGGACCTCCATCGGCGTGCCGCCGCCGAACGGCAGCGTGCCGGTGAAGAGCTCGTAGAGCACCACGCCGACGGCGTAGAGGTCGGTGGCGAAGCTCGGCTCGCGACCCTGGATCTGTTCCGGGGCGAGATAGTGCGGCGTGCCGACGAGGAATCCGGCCTCGGTCACCCCAGCACCCGCCATGCGCTGTGCCGGCCGCGCCAGACCGAAGTCCATCAGCTTGGCGTTGCCGCTCTGGTCGATGATGATGTTCTCCGGCTTGATGTCGCGGTGGAGGATGGCCAGGGCATGCGCCGCCGCGAGGCCGTTGCAGAGCTGCTTGCCGACGTGGAGCGCCGCGGAGAACGGCGGACGGCCACTCGCCTCCAGCAGGTAGCGCAGCGTCACTCCGCGGACGTACTCCATCGAGATGAACGGGACGCCGTCGAGCTCGCCGAAGTCGAAGGTGCGAAGGACATTCGGGTGGGTGATCCGGCGCGCCAGCTTCAGCTCGCTCTTCAACCGGTCGAGCAGGTCACGGTCCCCCGCTACCTCGCGCTTGAGCATCTTCAACGCGACGAGGTCGTCGAGCTCCTGGTCGCGCGCCTTGAAGACCACACCCATGCCGCCGGCACCGAGCACCGAGAGGATCTCGAAGCGCCCGCCGAGCAGCGAACCGGGAGCGATGTCGGCGAGCGTCGAGCGGCCGCCCGGCGCGGCCGCACCGCCGAGCGCGGGCGCCCCCCCCATCACTACCGTCGCCTGGGTGACCGACGGCGGCGTGCCGCAGACGCGCCCCGCAAGCTCGGCCGAGAGCACGTGGATCGGCTGCGGCGAGAGCAGGCTGCGCTGCGCCGGGACTTCGACGCCGGCCTGCGAGAACACCGTCGCCAGCTCGCCGTACACCGCGGGCGAGAGCACGAGATCTCCCGGCGTCGCCTCGCGCATCAACACCTCGAGCTGCTGCACCGCCGGGCCCAACAGCACGCGCTCGGGCTCGTCGGCGTAGGTCACCGACCCCGACAAAGCGTCGCCCGCGGCGAGCGCCAGCAACGGCGGCTCGGCCTGCTCGAGCTCGAGATCGCGGCTCGACAGCACCGCGAGAACCTCCGCGGCCGACTGCAACGCGCGCAGACTGCGTCCGTCGCCGTCGAAGGAGGCGAGGATCCGGTGCCCCGCGGCGATCTCGAGACGTCCGCCCCGCGCACCGACCGCGGCAGCGACGCGCCGCAGATCGCGCCCCATCCGGGCGAGCGTGTCGAGCGGCTCGAGGACCCCACGCGGACGCGCATAGCGCCGCATCTCCACCGCCATCAAGGTCCGCGGGCGGGTCTCCGGCGCCGCCGGCGGCGCGTGTCGCGGCGCTTCCGGCATCGATCGCGACAGCTCCATGACGTAGTCCTGCATGTCGCGGCGTTCGCGCAGGTCGGCGAGCAGATCGTTGAACGAGCGGGCGAGCTGGGCGACCTCGCGCGAACCTCCCGCCTCGAGGCGCACGTCGTAGCTCCCCTGCCGCGCCGC
This genomic window from Holophagales bacterium contains:
- a CDS encoding protein kinase yields the protein MTRPLSPSLGTRIFLVNAGLLLLAVGSSVALTWTLGNRIATKAARDRILATNSVQSAFQQQRYELLLGPVRLLAQLPTFKAYIVEAIDTNNPAAVFDQLTERQRDLGYDLALLLNASGVLFARTDDPEAHGTDLSRNPFVAQARKGTASGVWQEGSKLYYAVAEPLTVAQDPAPLLFGYLVAGFALDDRLALDVQRITGSEVAYLAGGPGGPTVVATTLEPALEEKLLAALRLKGDLLGRVIQRGDAVDQLELEVDGRNWVALLTPLRDAAGAPVGASVALASLDRELATYRRIQGLLLGVGAFALLAAVALSYALSRRTFAPVRRLAEAAEAARQGSYDVRLEAGGSREVAQLARSFNDLLADLRERRDMQDYVMELSRSMPEAPRHAPPAAPETRPRTLMAVEMRRYARPRGVLEPLDTLARMGRDLRRVAAAVGARGGRLEIAAGHRILASFDGDGRSLRALQSAAEVLAVLSSRDLELEQAEPPLLALAAGDALSGSVTYADEPERVLLGPAVQQLEVLMREATPGDLVLSPAVYGELATVFSQAGVEVPAQRSLLSPQPIHVLSAELAGRVCGTPPSVTQATVVMGGAPALGGAAAPGGRSTLADIAPGSLLGGRFEILSVLGAGGMGVVFKARDQELDDLVALKMLKREVAGDRDLLDRLKSELKLARRITHPNVLRTFDFGELDGVPFISMEYVRGVTLRYLLEASGRPPFSAALHVGKQLCNGLAAAHALAILHRDIKPENIIIDQSGNAKLMDFGLARPAQRMAGAGVTEAGFLVGTPHYLAPEQIQGREPSFATDLYAVGVVLYELFTGTLPFGGGTPMEVLLKHLSDPPVPPRERWTDIPERLERLLVRCLEKDPEQRFARIDELQRELDQLST
- a CDS encoding sigma-70 family RNA polymerase sigma factor, translated to MSEPRRTGADPDWELLQRVAQGDVEAFAPLVERHQARLLRLCERLLGDPEEARDAAQEVFLRVYRRAGSFRPDGQVFTWIYRIAVNFCLNRLRRKRILRFFSLSPDENGENEGPQLDPIDGAPGPLDRLAARERWEATRQAIDALPANQRAVLILARFEGLAYREIARTLGISEGAVESRLVRAMRRLTAAQESGLPRVSRSEG